In the genome of Spea bombifrons isolate aSpeBom1 chromosome 11, aSpeBom1.2.pri, whole genome shotgun sequence, one region contains:
- the LOC128469264 gene encoding zinc finger protein 845-like, whose product MKDGNRVTERVLDLTLEIISLLTGEDYMIVKKGGDMSDGPPRTRSPSLVPPPHSLTHERNREQKILELTNKMMSLLTGEVSAAGNGTLYSNTEACVWMVTAHCVSQVPVRCDDVTVYFSMEEWEYLEGHKELYRDVMMETHQPRGSLGEGFMASTTCSEFPLRVTSADSAESHRDRTKNRGTQCLPAREPQKKQTNCLRNMGQNSDTCEDTTLTDNAKPVPGTATEYPVTRIKEESALCEGGGFIDPNISTSRDNTQLQYTSTLIKNESGTYEEGSLSLKMSKMETCSDASSHPPFQADHPTKSVHNCSESLESFTSTSDLSSQESHNGDKTFSCPDCGKGFTQSAHLLTHQKSHTGEKPFSCSECWECFTDKLSLFRHQIIHTGERGFSCPECGKCFTRSSRLVRHQFLHTGEKPFTCSDCGKDFTHKSKFLKHRRIHTGERPFSCSDCGKCFTDKSTLDRHRRIHTGEKPFACPECGKSFIQRSILVTHLRIHSGEKPFACSVCGKRFSQNANLLKHQLIHTREKSTAFRQVEYEKGFRKRFGTQKAGSELFPVSGFLFLMISIMKQELQLEEEGQKNLRQGHLTPSAVTSCVTYGERRIYILLVPEPIRLPAVMRDRGLLCEKILNLTLEIISLLTGEDCKVVKRSGEPVTCSGSSHGSDGPPRTRSPSPVPPPHSPTHESNRAQKILELTNKMMSLLTGEEEFLEGDRDFMTETPQSFISRDGSVERTSQESADCGREAKWGGRTDQGAKSATASKSPPRRMKSVRSTIQNVAQAEGNETDVNSTAPAERTRTEPPRIQGDSCEEGTVSDTDLCREHPSVHVKEEPDTSDEGDLSDSYAPGEEPEIEYKTVIVKDESDSGDEESSSEEQIEYKTVMITEDSGSWGDEKLADLTTPKHTSTCIENGLAKRGGKLAPVECTPRDREGSAICQRNPTAVVIDPPAGRPMTPHTSRFRERPASRSQNFTDIYAPAKHIQLQYFVMVDNQEKKKAEIGAFAAHQQTHGAPNALSCSDCQKCVKHQAAQKAKPFSCPHCRKGFSYKSDLVKHQRIHTGEKPFSCSECGKRFTDKSNLVSHQRLHTGVRPFSCSECGKCFSRSTHLERHQSIHSGEKLFPCPECEKAFTKKSNLDAHRRTHTGEKPFACAECGKRFIEMSSLIHHQRVHKKPSSSSEFPSKCTEQRPLMEHLMDSVRRNMDRNQVSERILNLTLEIICLLTGEDYIIMKNPGEDRPAEKAFRIQSPFLAPPASSLTDKRNDDNETPQPADKNDPQETGEVPVRCDDVAVFFSTEEWEYLEGHKEHYEDVMMETHQPRGSLDDAAGRNTSQGFGAAVSPPHDVTETESGFQTHRRTRLQTRNQQRSAQGRSEQNATEASVSCKDGDIMDIVVYTAIDHTGAEYSSQYVSARSKEPSVSSDTSQGKRTYRCSECPKSFSDHSELAKHQTVHDDDRLTCPDCGKRFSSKSHLDRHYMIHARERPFGCIDCGKSFTDKYILAQHQRVHAGGEENSMKKSTLERNQTVHSEKKPFSCSDCAKCFADKWELISHRRIHTGDKLFTCSACEKCFHQRSHLVEHRKVHNGGRSYSCSECGKLFAYSSHLVTHIRSHTGEKPYSCSYCGKLFSHNSNLVRHRVIHTRGKPFPCSQCGKCFIEKSLLLKHQKIHKAD is encoded by the exons ATGAAGGACGGGAATCGGGTGACTGAGAGGGTCCTGGACCTCACCCTGGAGATCATCTCCCTGCTGACCGGAGAG GATTACATGATTGTTAAGAAGGGTGGTGATATGTCTGACGGACCCCCCAGGACACGGAGCCCCAGCCTGGTGCCTCCACCTCACTCGCTGACCCACGAGAGGAACCGCGAGCAGAAGATCCTGGAACTGACCAACAAGATGATGTCCCTGCTGACTGGAGAGGTGAGCGCTGCTGGGAACGGGACGTTATACAGTAACACCGAGGCGTGTGTCTGGATGGTGACGGCTCATTGTGTGTCTCAGGTTCCTGTAAGGTGTGATGATGTCACCGTCTATTTCTCCATGGAGGAGTGGGAGTATTTAGAAGGACACAAGGAGCTTTACAGGGACGTGATGATGGAGACCCACCAGCCCCGCGGCTCATTAG GAGAAGGGTTCATGGCGAGCACTACGTGCAGCGAATTTCCCCTTCGTGTTACGTCGGCCGATTCTGCAGAATCACACAGAGACCGTACCAAAAATAGGGGAACCCAATGCTTGCCTGCCAGAGAACCACAGAAGAAACAGACCAACTGTCTGAGGAATATGGGGCAGAATTCAGATACCTGCGAAGACACAACTCTCACAGACAACGCCAAACCTGTACCAGGTACAGCGACAGAGTATCCAGTGACTCGTATTAAGGAGGAATCGGCTTTGTGTGAAGGAGGAGGTTTCATAGACCCCAACATATCTACATCCAGAGACAATACACAGTTACAGTATACATCAACCTTAATTAAGAATGAATCGGGCACATACGAAGAAGGAAGCCTCTCGCTAAAGATGTCTAAGATGGAGACGTGTAGTGATGCATCTTCTCATCCACCATTCCAAGCAGATCACCCAACAAAGAGCGTTCACAACTGTTCCGAGAGCTTGGAAAGTTTTACGTCGACCTCAGATCTTAGTTCTCAGGAGTCTCACAACGGAGATAAAACATTCTCGTGTCCCGACTGCGGGAAGGGTTTTACCCAAAGCGCGCACCTTCTCACGCACCAAAAGAGCCACACAGGAGAGAAGCCGTTCTCGTGTTCTGAGTGTTGGGAATGCTTTACCGACAAGTTGAGTCTTTTTAGACATCAGATCATCCACACAGGGGAGAGAGGGTTCTCGTGCCCCgagtgcgggaaatgttttACCCGTAGCTCGCGGTTGGTTAGACACCAGTTCCTTCACACCGGGGAGAAACCGTTCACGTGTTCTGACTGCGGGAAGGACTTCACCCATAAGTCAAAGTTCCTGAAACATCGGAGGATTCACACCGGAGAAAGGCCGTTCTCATGTTCTGATTGCGGGAAATGTTTCACGGATAAATCAACCCTCGACAGACATAGGAGGATTCACACGGGGGAGAAACCGTTCGCGTGTCCCGAATGCGGGAAATCTTTTATTCAGAGGTCAATACTCGTCACGCATCTGAGGATTCACTCTGGGGAGAAACCGTTCGCCTGCTCGGTATGCGGGAAACGTTTCAGCCAAAACGCCAACCTTCTTAAACATCAGCTGATTCACACGAGAGAGAAATCAACCGCCTTT CGACAGGTTGAATACGAAAAAGGGTTTAGGAAGAGGTTTGGAACGCAAAAAGCAGGAAGTGAGCTGTTTCCGGTTAGTGGCTTCCTGTTTCTAATGATCTCAATTATGAAGCAGGAGCTGCAG CTTGAGGAAGAAGGACAGAAGAACCTCCGTCAAGGACATTTGACGCCATCTGCGGTTACGTCATGTGTGACATATGGTGAGCgccgtatatatattttactcgTTCCAGAGCCCATCAGGTTACCGGCAGTAATGAGGGACCGCGGTCTGCTCTGTGAGAAGATCTTAAACCTCACCCTGGAGATCATCTCCCTGCTGACTGGAGAG GACTGTAAGGTTGTCAAGAGGTCTGGTGAACCTGTTACGTGTAGCGGAAGCTCCCATGGATCAGACGGACCCCCCAGGACCCGGAGCCCCAGCCCGGTGCCTCCACCTCACTCGCCGACCCACGAGAGTAACCGCGCGCAGAAGATCCTGGAACTGACCAACAAGATGATGTCCCTGCTGACTGGAGAG GAGGAGTTTTTGGAAGGAGACAGAGATTTCATGACAGAGACTCCACAGTCCTTTATTTCTCGGG ATGGATCAGTGGAGAGAACTTCACAAGAGAGCGCAGATTGCGGGCGTGAAGCTAAATGGGGCGGCAGAACCGATCAAGGAGCAAAATCCGCGACTGCAAGTAAATCACCCCCGAGACGCATGAAATCTGTTCGAAGCACGATACAGAACGTTGCGCAGGCAGAGGGCAACGAGACAGACGTTAACAGTACCGCCCCCGCGGAACGTACACGGACAGAACCTCCTCGTATTCAGGGGGACTCGTGTGAAGAAGGGACTGTCTCGGACACAGACCTTTGTAGAGAGCATCCGTCTGTTCATGTAAAGGAGGAACCGGACACAAGTGACGAAGGTGATCTCAGCGACAGCTACGCACCCGGAGAGGAACCCGAGATAGAGTACAAAACGGTTATCGTTAAAGACGAGTCGGACTCAGGGGATGAAGAGAGCTCCTCGGAAGAACAGATCGAATATAAAACGGTTATGATTACGGAGGACTCGGGGTCATGGGGCGATGAAAAGCTTGCAGACTTGacaacccccaaacacacatctACGTGTATCGAGAATGGACTGGCCAAACGAGGGGGCAAGTTGGCACCGGTGGAATGCACACCTCGCGATAGGGAGGGTTCTGCCATATGCCAACGAAATCCCACCGCCGTGGTCATTGATCCACCCGCCGGCCGCCCAATGACGCCACACACGTCTCGGTTTAGGGAGAGACCCGCCTCTCGCTCGCAAAATTTCACCGACATCTACGCCCCTGCCAAGCATATACAGCTACAGTACTTTGTCATGGTGGACAATCAGGAGAAGAAGAAAGCCGAAATCGGCGCTTTCGCTGCCCACCAACAAACGCACGGCGCCCCAAACGCGCTCAGCTGCTCCGACTGCCAGAAGTGCGTGAAGCACCAGGCGGCCCAGAAGGCGAAGCCCTTCTCCTGCCCTCACTGCAGAAAGGGCTTCTCATACAAGTCCGATCTGGTGAAACACCAGCGCAttcacaccggggagaagccCTTCTCCTGCTCGGAGTGCGGGAAGCGCTTTACTGACAAGTCCAACCTGGTGTCGCATCAGAGGCTTCACACGGGCGTCAGGCCTTTCTCGTGCTCCGAGTGCGGGAAGTGTTTCTCCCGCAGCACGCACCTCGAGAGACACCAGAGCATTCACAGCGGGGAGAAGCTCTTCCCCTGCCCGGAGTGCGAGAAAGCGTTCACCAAGAAATCGAACCTCGACGCTCACCGGCGGACCCACACGGGAGAGAAACCATTCGCCTGCGCCGAGTGCGGGAAACGCTTCATCGAGATGTCGTCCTTAATACATCATCAGCGGGTCCACAAGAAGCCCTCGTCC AGCAGTGAATTTCCCAGTAAATGCACAGAGCAGAGACCATTAATGGAGCATCTGATGGACTCTGTGAGGAGGAACATGGACAGGAACCAGGTGTCTGAAAGGATCCTGAATCTCACCCTGGAGATCATCTGCCTGCTGACCGGAGAG gattatattattatgaagAACCCCGGGGAGGATCGTCCGGCAGAAAAAGCTTTCAGGATCCAGAGCCCATTCCTGGCGCCTCCAGCATCCTCGCTGACAGATAAGAGGAACGATGACAATGAAACCCCGCAACCGGCCGATAAGAACGATCCCCAGGAGACGGGGGAG GTTCCTGTAAGGTGTGATGACGTCGCCGTCTTCTTTTCCACGGAGGAGTGGGAGTATTTAGAAGGACACAAGGAGCACTATGAGGACGTCATGATGGAGACCCACCAGCCCCGCGGCTCATTGG ATGATGCCGCGGGGAGAAACACATCTCAAGGATTTGGCGCCGCCGTTTCTCCACCACATGATGTAACCGAAACTGAAAGCGGCTTTCAAACCCATCGAAGAACAAGACTCCAAACAAGAAATCAACAACGCTCTGCGCAGGGGAGATCTGAACAAAACGCGACGGAGGCCTCGGTCTCCTGTAAAGACGGAGACATCATGGACATCGTGGTTTACACGGCCATAGACCATACAGGGGCAGAATATTCATCACAATATGTATCTGCGCGTAGCAAGGAACCGTCCGTCTCATCAGACACAAGTCAGGGGAAACGGACGTATAGATGCTCTGAGTGTCCAAAATCCTTTTCTGACCATTCAGAACTTGCTAAACATCAGACGGTCCACGACGATGACCGGCTGACCTGCCCAGACTGCGGCAAACGCTTCTCCAGTAAATCACATCTGGACAGACACTACATGATCCACGCCAGAGAGAGACCGTTCGGGTGCATAGACTGCGGGAAGAGCTTCACCGATAAATACATCCTCGCTCAGCATCAGAGGGTCCACGCGGGGGGGGAGGAGAACTCCATGAAGAAGTCAACGCTCGAGAGAAACCAAACGGTTCACTCGGAGAAGAAACCGTTCAGCTGCTCGGATTGCGCGAAGTGCTTTGCCGACAAATGGGAATTAATTTCGCATCGCAGGATTCACACGGGAGATAAGCTGTTCACGTGCTCAGCGTGTGAGAAATGTTTCCACCAAAGGTCACATCTCGTTGAACATCGGAAGGTGCACAACGGAGGGAGATCGTACTCGTGTTCCGAGTGCGGGAAACTCTTCGCCTATAGCTCGCACCTCGTCACGCATATAAGGAGTCACACGGGCGAGAAGCCCTATTCATGTTCCTACTGCGGGAAGTTGTTCTCGCACAACTCAAACCTCGTCAGGCATCGGGTGATTCACACCAGAGGGAAGCCGTTCCCGTGCTCGCAGTGCGGGAAGTGCTTTATCGAAAAGTCCTTGCTTCTCAAACACCAGAAGATCCACAAGGCTGATTAG
- the LOC128469265 gene encoding oocyte zinc finger protein XlCOF22-like: MVIGSHLKTGHLAEEILTLSLKIICLLTGQDYMIVRKPSDCVPPSDGPRVSDGPPGTRSPSPVPPPHSLTHERNREQKILELTNKMMSLLTGEVSAAGNGTLYSNTEACVWMVTAHCVSQVPVRCDDVTVHFSMEEWEYLEGHKELYRDVMMETHQPRGSPDASEVRDRAPNSPLDCKTSHFIKEESASCEETDICDPAESPQTELTSTRNEDGSPSDEDGNVSAPDTHTEHDGGDNTSVHVKEESASNEDYWIPTEHKGSTSTDKTQTSNTHFQCETPPDEVTYSCPECQERFTSDSDLLLHQTIHNRSAVSSQDGEKSSHSNSEHISHQRGEKPYSCSECGKSFKWNADLLRHLRVHTGEKPFLCSECGKCFKWNADLLRHRKIHTGEEVFPCSVCGKCFTRKLHLLVHQRTHTGEKPFVCSECGKCCNSKKELIKHLQIHTEEKPYSCLECGKCFKRKAGLRRHLRIHTGEKPFPCSKCGKCFKQKSHYVVHQRSHMGEKPFPCSECGKCLTSKWHLVQHLRLHTGEKPFPCPECGKRFTQKLHLLDHQRTHTGDKTFACSECGKCCSNKGALDRHLRIHTGEKPYSCSECGKCFTRSSDFTLHQRTHTGEKPFPCSECGKCFISKCRLHEHLRVHTGEKPYTCSECSKCFKHRSSLVAHQQMHADEKTFP, from the exons ATGGTCATCGGAAGCCACCTCAAGACCGGCCATTTGGCTGAGGAGATATTAACCCTCAGCCTGAAGATTATCTGCTTACTGACTGGGCAG GATTATATGATTGTGAGGAAGCCCAGTGACTGCGTCCCACCCAGCGACGGCCCCCGTGTGTCAGACGGACCCCCCGGGACCCGGAGCCCCAGCCCGGTGCCTCCGCCTCACTCGCTGACCCACGAGAGGAACCGCGAGCAGAAGATCCTGGAACTGACCAACAAGATGATGTCCCTGCTGACTGGAGAGGTGAGCGCTGCTGGGAACGGGACGTTATACAGTAACACCGAGGCGTGTGTCTGGATGGTGACGGCTCATTGTGTGTCTCAGGTTCCTGTGAGGTGTGATGATGTCACCGTCCATTTCTCCATGGAGGAGTGGGAGTATTTAGAAGGACACAAGGAGCTTTACAGGGACGTGATGATGGAGACCCACCAGCCCCGCGGCTCTCCGG ATGCATCCGAGGTCAGAGATCGAGCACCTAATTCTCCGCTGGACTGTAAGACGTCTCATTTTATTAAGGAGGAATCCGCCTCATGTGAAGAGACAGACATTTGCGACCCGGCGGAGTCTCCACAGACAGAGCTCACATCGACTCGTAATGAGGACGGATCCCCCTCAGATGAAGACGGAAATGTCTCAGCCCCCGATACACACACAGAGCACGACGGGGGGGATAATACGTCTGTCCACGTAAAGGAGGAATCCGCTTCCAATGAAGATTATTGGATCCCAACCGAACACAAGGGATCTACTTCTACTGATAAAACCCAAACCAGTAACACACATTTTCAGTGTGAAACACCCCCCGATGAGGTTACATATAGCTGCCCCGAGTGTCAGGAACGGTTTACCAGTGACTCTGATCTTCTTCTACATCAGACCATCCATAATAGATCGGCGGTCTCCTCTCAGGACGGCGAGAAAAGTTCTCACTCTAATTCGGAGCATATTAGCCATCAGCGAGGGGAGAAGCCTTATTCCTGTTCAGAGTGCGGGAAAAGTTTTAAGTGGAATGCAGATCTTCTTCGACACCTCAGAGTTCACACCGGCGAGAAGCCTTTTCTGTGTTCCgagtgcgggaaatgttttAAGTGGAATGCAGACCTTCTCCGACACCGTAAAATTCATACCGGGGAGGAGGTTTTTCCGTGTTCTGTGTGCGGGAAATGCTTCACAAGAAAGTTACATCTTTTAGTTCACCAGCGGACTCACACGGGTGAAAAACCATTTGTGTGTTCCGAGTGCGGTAAATGTTGTAACAGTAAAAAGGAACTTATTAAACATCTCCAAATTCACACCGAGGAGAAGCCTTATTCCTGTCTAgagtgcgggaaatgtttcAAGAGGAAAGCAGGCCTTCGCCGACACCTCAGAAttcacaccggggagaagccTTTTCCGTGTTCTAAGTGTGGGAAATGCTTCAAACAAAAGTCTCATTATGTCGTCCACCAGCGGAGTCACATGGGCGAAAAACCATTTCCGTGTTCCGAGTGCGGGAAATGTTTAACCAGTAAGTGGCACCTCGTTCAACATCTCAGACTTCACACCGGGGAGAAACCTTTTCCATGTCCTGAGTGCGGGAAACGCTTCACGCAAAAGTTACATCTTTTAGACCACCAGCGGACTCACACGGGTGATAAAACATTTGCGTGTTCCGAGTGCGGGAAATGTTGTAGCAATAAAGGGGCTCTTGATAGACATCTTCGAATTCACACCGGAGAGAAGCCTTATTCCTGCTCAGAGTGCGGAAAATGTTTCACGAGGTCATCAGATTTTACCCTCCACCAGCGGACTCACACAGGAGAGAAACCGTTTCCGTGTTCGgagtgcgggaaatgttttattagtaaatgcCGACTTCATGAACATCTCAGAGttcacaccggggagaagccTTATACGTGTTCAGAGTGCAGCAAATGTTTCAAGCATAGGTCAAGTTTAGTGGCCCACCAGCAGATGCACGCGGATGAAAAAACATTTCCGTGA